The following is a genomic window from Malus sylvestris chromosome 7, drMalSylv7.2, whole genome shotgun sequence.
AAGTTCCCCAAAAAGGGTTGGTTTAATTCAAAATCTGAGAAACGAAACCCACCAACTCCCAACTCAATCACATCATACATAACAACAGAAAACTCTACAAATAAATTAACACAAATTGCAAATTTAATTCACAAGTTTGCCAACGAGGGTTGgtttaattcaaaatttgagattCCAAAGCACAACTTTTTGGATTAAAGTTTAAAGCACTAGTAGACACACCATTTTTTTGTTGGCCTCATCGGATAAACGGTCCTTATGATCATTAGTATTCGGAAGATAATTTATATGGTAAAAAATTACGATTTAAACTCATATGGTGAAATTTATTAAGATATATTCTCAAAATTAAACTTTCCGTTATTCCCTTATTAATAGCCTGCACATGAGCCTCATGTGTGAGGCTGAGATGGTCATCACATCCCTTCCGTTCATCATTCATAACTAGAACTCTCATTCACAATCGCTAGCCATTCTGAAGTAGAAATTGCGAGTTGAAGTCGAATCCGAATGCGCAAACAGAATTCTTCGACTGAAATTAGAGAGTggaactgacacaccccgtcccgaaggagggcatgctggccgtcacgtgagagtgacgtaaccatttgcacagtacggaagctttaaagatacaatttataatttgatacacccgaaggtgagtcctaattttgtccaatctgtcagaacaccgtcgaattcctcgtagtcaccacacctttgtgattcctgaacctggaggggcgcaaaaccaaaattgagtgggtcagtaaaacaattcttttccaaatccaaacatttctcaaaacgttgtaacccctctccgtaaaacctgtatactttcccagaaatgtaaaatataaatatacatatatattctcaaacttcattttttactatctcaacatttttctttatcaatcatgccatgccatgtctaattcaacagttaagtatggatgcatcaacaataatcatatcaggtgcaagaaagtaatcaaccggaggccctctaatagccctgcacggttgaacctagagctcaaaatctatcactctcacactctgccggagtcactccgcgtgacctgtccggccttctgcacataagttacgctctagtgcttctcataaatcatctgtgcacataatctaaggtcacccaccagtcggaatctcactaacactctcgcgactggcctgtcgtacccactccgcgtggactgtacgactagcatctacttggatccaagacgagcgtgcgatgcggtgaatactataagcactaaactatggtgcaggatttgagctcaatatacatcaacatcatcataacagaaataaatactcacatgtgcgtccaccgcaccatttcatacatatgcatcataaatcaattcttacccgtgcgtccaccgcaccaattcatgcatatgcatcataaatcaattcttacctgtgcgtccaccgcactaattcatacatatgcatcatatattaattcatgcatggcatttcaactcacatttctatatacttttcatatcaattctatgcatggtatttcacttcccgtttttccacataactcatatgcatttcattttaaacatattttcatttcaattcaatttctgggaaacgtcaagtatatatatatacggaaaacaaaactgcccactcacagaataCATCGACGTCTCGTAAGTCCCTGAGCATCCCTTGGCCATGCCCGATGCCCGCATAAACCTCACCTATACAAGAGTAACCAATTTGACGTTATTTAACGCCTAACCCAAATCTTAGTTAATAActcctcatatattgctcaaattgggtatatgaatataccaccgtgacctacacaacctcaggatcatccccatatttttaaaataatttttggagtcctcacgcgcccccacgcgcctgacgtggcacggacctacgcgcccccacgcgcggccacgtgtcGTGTACACTGACAGCACAGTAaacggcagttagggaatattccgttaaatcctAGCATATTCCGTTAATAATTAACGGCGTCAGTCaacgccgttagcatattccgtcaaaactgacggaatattccctgtcttctccggcgattcgccggtcgccggcgactgttcgccggtttctggaaaaatttcaaacttgctattctccttcgtttttcatccatttttcaCGTAgattataccaaattgaagccctaaacatctactatcacgttggactagttttagggtCTAAAAACAACGGGATCAAActttcaaaaattcaagaaatcggCCTACCTTCGAACTAGGTGATCTCGACGTCCAATTCatgccaacgaagcactccgagcttccttgggacttccttaagctcactgtgagcttggtttcacctaaaacaaagtcaattcgaagatcatgaacagtgttcttcacgggaactttgaaactagggttttccgaagcaaaacttacctgaaatggataccatcgtgatcgtggaggttccaggagtttgatggtggtcttAACTCCGACGTTGGTGGAAGTTTAAGGTGGTTTTgtggtggtccgtgtgagttcgaaggagagggagagagaactgagagtttcgtgatggaggagagagagagacagtatgcagaaaatagggagaggattgagggatgtggggatccctcgtggtccttttccaatccccaactccaaaccacaaaattttaaccctaaaatctaagttccatccttaataaattccattttattttcaaaacttaggaacctagataattaacaacttgagcttctcatacttagtatttcttaagggcaatttcgtccattcacagccacgaatgtaatattttggaacgggctgtgacaggaACGATGAAACAATGAATTTCACGCAGTTGGGTGTTAGGGTTCATCGTTGGAAATCAAATTGGGTTTGAGCGAAAGGTAtgtatttgttttggtttctgATTGATGTTGTTCCGTCCAATATATACTACTTCTTTCCGAATCGTGTAACAATTAATCAGATTCCATTTGTTATTGTGCAAGCCACAATGGCAAATCGTCAAACAATGTGCATTTGTTATTAATCAGagtggtttggttcggtttcaaaGACTGTATTAAACTGAATTAAAGGAATCTTTGATTAGTTTAGTTTGTTCGGTGGACCTATTCGAAAACAGCTTAAGCCAAACCAAACCCTTTTAcgttaattttattatttgttgaCCCTAGATATAATTTGGTTATGACCatttataataaattatattcCATCACACACAATAATGCCAATCTTTAACATATTATTATATTTCgttgtttgtcattttgatcACATACTGCCAATCATTCATAGTTGAGATGTCTCACTTTTAGGTTATAACAATGCATGTGTTACAATTTGGGTGAAATAGTAAAATCATGTGACGGTGTTCCAAGTACACCAAAAAATTACGTTGAAGAAAAGTAGTGCATCAGCTGGTGCTTGCCGAAATTGCTTTAAAACGTCATCTCCAAACGACTTATCTCCATGTTTTCAATCGTTTTTGAaatatttaatttgtttgaataaGAGAATAGCATATGGCTTCTTGTATGTAATCGTAGAGAAAATTGTACCAAGTGTATTTTAACTTTATCCAAATAGAGTAATGATCCTCAATTAAAAATCTATGATTATTGGTCCTTTGATTCATCAAAATATATAGCTATAGTATTTTTCGTCAATTCCGTTAAACTTCCATTAAAATGAGTTATGTGCCACGTATGTGAGGTCAGAATGAAGGGGAAAATATGGGaaactaaatgaaaaaaaaatgtagaaatGGTCCTTCGACTTTAACCCAATTTGATGAATGGTCACTCGACTTAAACCCAATTGGAACGATGGTCCCTCAACtctaacccaattgtagcaatggttcttTCAACACGATTAAAATTCTGacggagttgacgaaaatgatcatagtTGCACCTTTTGAGGAGTTAAGAGACCATTCgtcatggatttttagttgaggaacaATTGTTTCAATTGAGTtcaagttgagggaccattgctacaatttcctcTGTAATCGTAACGTGAGTGACACTCTCTACAAAGGTCGAACAAGCGACTCTCAATCGCATTGGCCATATCCTTTGACTTCACCTCTGGTCTTGTGTGGTGCCTATTCTATACTAGTTTTTGGTTTAGGTGTGGCGATAACGATCGAAATGGCATCGCtttttacttcaaaattatGTCATATATGAGAGGAAGAAGTTTGAACATGTATGGCTCATGAATAAAATAAGGAATGCTTTAACAACTCCACCGGTTTCTTGGTGTTACACAGTCAACAATCATTTTCCCAAGGCTAACAAATACATTTTCCAATATTTGAAGATGCATGAGAGAACAAAAGGTGTGGGTTCAAAGGGTACCTAATCTCTACATTTTGATGTTCCTTATCTCATGTTAGGTGGCAATGATAGAGCAAAAATAAATACATTGATATAAATGATGAAatcatgcatatatatacacacacgtaTAGAATGTAGAGGTATTTACGGATTTTTCCCCAAACTCCTAAGGAACTGCAAATTTTCTctagaattttaattttagccgattaccctccctaaacttttataattggccaattcccccccccccaaactttaattttagctgaTTAACTCCTGAACTTTCGTAATTGGGGAATTTCCCCCCTTAAACgttaattttagccgattatTCATGAACGTTTATAATTGGCCAGTTTATAGTAACAAATTTGTTGAGATGAGTAATTAGTTTTCTTATTTGAATTTGGGTCTTGAGATTGAACTAgcggaagagaagaagaagaaaacaataTGTTGTCCACATTAAGAAtaaaattaccattttgccctcaaatagtTGGAATGTGCCGTGCACGTGACCAAGATGAACGGAAAATTGGTTAAAAAAACTCCAAAATCTAATGgcagggggaaattggccaattaAAAAGTTTAGGGGTAATCggataaaattaaagttcaggagGAAAATTAGTAATTATAAAATTTCAGgagataattgactaaaattAAAATCGAAAGGGAAAATTGACAGATATATTGACCTTCTACTTCATTAGGTTAGCTTAACTTTTGCTAGGGTTTCTGTGTTAATGTATGAGGACATAATGACTAAGCTAACCTTTTGCATATACTTTTGCCTAGCACACGAAAGTTGACGAAAAGCTGCTCTAGTTTTCCTTCTCTATTTTAACAAAGAATTGAGTAATAATGTGCATCATCTCCACCAAGTCCTTAACAACTAAAGCTATACAGAAGAATAATTGTTTTAGTAGTAGGAAAATAGTAGCACCCAAACCAAATAAAGGTGTTGTTGGTAGGTGAATGATTCTCTCTCATTCCTATTTGTATATTACTAACAACTCATTATACTTTCAGCTAGCTGCCTCCCTATATATGACATATTACATGCTCAAGGGTCCTcagcactctctctctctctctctctctctctctaaactacaCAGAGAAGACTTCAAACATGGCCATTGCAACAGCTCTGCTGGTCCTCCTGCTGGCAGCCCCAACAGTGTATGGAGTGCAGCACATTGTCGGTGACGCCTCTGGTTGGAGCACATCGGTAGATTATGACTCTTGGGCTGCAAGTAACGCCTTCACTGTTGGTGACACTCTCGGTAATCACATGCTCTTCATAACCCATGATTGCTCTTTCTACGCTATAAAATAGGGAGCTCATAGGCACTTGAACATGTTTCTCTAACACCTCTTGACCTAAAATTTGATCTTACCAGTGTTCAACTATGGTAGTTCCCACAAAGTGGATATTGTAAACCAAGCTGACTTCGCCAGTTGCAGTTCAAGCAATTCCCTAAAAACCTATGATGATGGCGCCACAACAATCACCCTCTCCCAACCTGGTCCAGCCTACTTCATATGCCCTTCTGCAGGTCACTGTGGTAATGGCATGAAGCTTTCGGTCAACGTTGTAGCAGCTGGCACCCCAAGTGGTACTCCGTCAACCACCCCATCTACACCCACCACTCCTGGAAGCATTGTttcaccaccgccaccaccaccgccTCCTAAGGGAGCAGCAAATACTCTTGACATGAATATGCTTGGGTTTCCACTTGTGTTGGCAACCTTGGTTGCATTCATGGGCTAGGGAGGAGGCAATGCTAttgatctttgtttttttttctttttctttttctagtttAATAATTGACCAAATCTTCTTGTATTTTGCTGAATTTGGGTGGTGTTAAGAGATGATAATGTAGATCTTATGTTTATTATGAATGAACAATTGGTTCGTAAACTTTCGGAATCTCTTATCAAATACCCTTTGTCTGATAAACCTTGTATTTTACCCCTACTAATACACTGCCCTGCATTTTTCCTTCAACAATATTTGAA
Proteins encoded in this region:
- the LOC126627984 gene encoding uclacyanin-3-like, producing the protein MAIATALLVLLLAAPTVYGVQHIVGDASGWSTSVDYDSWAASNAFTVGDTLVFNYGSSHKVDIVNQADFASCSSSNSLKTYDDGATTITLSQPGPAYFICPSAGHCGNGMKLSVNVVAAGTPSGTPSTTPSTPTTPGSIVSPPPPPPPPKGAANTLDMNMLGFPLVLATLVAFMG